The Cygnus olor isolate bCygOlo1 chromosome 28, bCygOlo1.pri.v2, whole genome shotgun sequence genome segment CCAACCCAAAATTGTAGGACACGTAGTTTCTCTAAGTGCTgaaattgtttttgctttttgtttgtgcaTTGCAGGCACTTCAAACCCACACATAGCGTGACATGTACACTCCACCGCAGGCCTCACCATTATCTctgggaattattttttattattccattGCTCTTTAGGGGAGGAAGTGAGCTGACTCGGCTTATTTAAGAGTCCTGCATTATTAAGATGACAGGAGTacagtaatttcttttgtaCGGTTACAGGTCTTTTAGTGTAATCAATTCAGGTGACAGTACACCTGgagacaaaatgaaatttcttttagGAGCTCACATAAAGACTAGAGACTTTCTGCAAGCTTAGCACTTCTATCTCCAAATATGCATTACAAGGCAAACGCGGTCAGGAACAGGAATATCTTTTAGTGACTTTTGGAGGATTTTCTACTCGTTGTCTGTCTTTCCTGggaacagagaaatattttagctgGCAATATCAAGTCTCTctggaaactatttttttttctgattttttttttcttggagcttcattttcctttatattattacattttcttcttccattgcTATTTGTAAGGGATACATATCTAGGAATACAGGAGTACAAGAACCAAGTAAATCAGTTGTTAAGGtgtaaatactgaaaggaaGTCTAGTGCTGATACAATATGAAGACAGAGACTATTGTTCCATGGGCCTTTTTTTTGGTGTCATTAAAAGTTCAGTTAATATATGCAGATTTCTTCTTGTGTACCGATGTATACTGCAATAAAAAGGAAGCtagaggtttgtttgtttgttttaagagaatCAAGTAAAGGAAGTTCCAAAAAGTGTTATAACCATGAACTGATTACATGAAAGACCCAAGTGACCTTAACTTACTTATTTTAATGTGATATTTTAATGTGACAATCTCTCATAATAGGGGGTGTAAGCATCTAGGCATACTTTTTATATAATTATGACGCAGTAAATACAAGCCAGTAATGGCTGTTTGTAAGGTATTAGAAAATCCCTTGGAATGTCCTCATGAATCTTTGAGacatttttattcagtattaCAGTTCAGGAAATCTCCTTATGCATCTCCAGTGTTGGAAAAGCTCacaatttagaaataatatGTGATATGAAGATAACTATGTTGATAATTACAGTGATTATGATAACCATCATAATGATATGGTATTAAAATAATGCcataaagaaagaaacctcAGCAAAAGCCAGCCTTTGCTTTTCCCAGTGGATTCCCAGCTCATAATTGCTCTCTACTGAGAGATGCTGTCAATCACAGTTTTTGCTGCAAGACCAGCTGTAGACCAGGATCGAGGACTCCTGAGGAGCAAGCTAAGAATTAAAggaatttcaggaaaatgtacCCTTTCAAACTTGTGGATCAAATTGAGCTGAAACTTTTGAGTATCCCACAGTACTCATTTCAGATATTCACTGGAAATCTGTCCATTTAAGTGTCGCTTCAATGATACTTTAGACACTGATACCTAAAAGGTTGTGTTATTTCCTGTTTGAAATACAAGTGAAATAAGAGCAGCAGAATGTCCTTTAACAACAGTGAACAGTCTTTGATTTACACAGAAGGTCTCAGCAGTTTTGAACAGCCAAAGAAAACCTGTTCATTGTCACTGCAGATATGCCAGAAGGACAGAGGTAAAACGGAGAAGAGGAGCAGACAGGACACCAGGATTCACGTACTCTGGGATGAATCCACTGAATTGTTAATGCTATAGGTCTGTGGCTTAGGCAGCCTGTAACTCTGAAATCTCACTTCAAAGCTCTCctcttcactttaaaaaaaaaaaaaaaaaaaaaaaaaaaaaaaaaaaaagcttcaaaggcttcatttctaaatatttacatttggGTTTTCTACTATATATCTCCTACAAAAACACATAGTTATTGCTTTGTCACAAATTCAGATGTTAATTCAATGTGCATTTTgaggattattattttaagctCTCCatccttaaaaatataaatatctctCCCTTCAGAACCAAATTCAGCTTTAAGTTCAAGTCCGAAGGTCAGGTAAAATGTAAAGACTGTTTAGGACCTCTGCCACTAGGTGTTCAGGGATGCTTGCGATATAGCTTGATTCAAAGGGTGTAGAGAAGCCTCCATGGATTGCAATGTGAACCATATCacatctcagaaaaaaacaccaagcacacagaaaatattgcCTGCCTTCCTGATGATTTAgttatattattaaataatttattttctccttatgAAGAAAGAAACCTTGTGTAAGGTATTTGATAGAAACAACTCACAGCAGGTTATTTCTGATATATCATCATCATATGAGAGAGCAAAAGAAGAATTAACTATGTATAAGCAGCTTAATACATGGTGCAACTCCAAAGAGGATAGAAAACTAATATTAATTTCACAAATCATATTTTACGATGAAAGATGTATTAATTTCACCCATCACTGTTTCAAATGAAAGAccgaaaaaaaaagaaagaaaagtttgatGTAATGGTTGTGTTATGTTACATGATAATTGGAATCAagtaataaacaaaaacaaagcaaaagaatttcATCACTTTGTGGAGGTATCAatacaaaaaaatgttgtgtcAGCTAATTGCCTCCACATTCACAAAACCTGCCTCTCATCCCTCAGGCAGTCTGCAGTGTATAAAAGCACTCTCCACTCAGGGTTCTTCCAACCTCAGCTCTTCATTCGTTCTCAGTGAATTTGGTAAGTCTGAATCTGCTCTTTACAACTATTATACCTCTTTGCTGTACAATTTAATCGTGGATGGTCTCTTCAATTAGTACTAGTAGATAAAATTTTAGATGAAAAGATAAAGTTTACAAAAATTATTCACAGGGCTATGGATAGGTGTTTTCCACATTCAGGGCGGGCATTTAATTTCAAAGTCAACCAAAAGTTTCTTGAAATGGCATAAAAAGATCATTATCAGTTTACTTCCAAGAGCTGAAGAATTGATGTGACTAGTTAAATACAcattcctcttttctgtttgtttatatgtgtttctggaaataaaaatttgaaaaagctTAAATCTTCATGGCTAATGGGAATGTTTTCAGCTTAGAAGCAGAACTTCCATTATGTACAGTTTATTATAGATCATTCAAGTTGCTTTTACATTAATTCAAGATAAACTGGCATGAAAGCGATCAGAAATCAGGCACTGAGTTAGACAGAGGAagacacagaaaggaaatgagagatGTTGAAAATGTGCTGTTACAGATTGatttaacaaagagaaagatgGGGGTCATGGAGAGAATTTAAGGATTGGCAGATGAACAGATGTTTCTTGGTGTTAAAGAGGACAAGTCATTGAGGGTGAGATTGGCAAAAGAGCTCAGAGCTCAGTATTAAAACAGTGTTGCTAAACTAGTCATAAATCTCAGTGCCCTGTTTCAATGTTTGGAAACTGGAGACAATAATGTTTGCAATTCCCTTGTAATGGTCTCATCAAACAAGTTACTGAGCAAATATGAATAGGCAATGATTTATAATCCCTGTTTCCACAAGGCTCAGCACCAAGGAGATCAGTGGGTAAGATGAGCCAGAGTCATGAAATCATGCATAACACGAAACCCCATTCTTGGGGAGTCCAATTCCTTGCTGATCCAATGACTCACCAAAGCATCTCAGCAAATAATTTTCCTACTGCTTCAATTTTCAATTCTAATATACATGGGTAAATTGGTGTATCTCAAAGCACTTTTGTCCATGCAAAGGCAGAGAAATCTGTAGTGCTTTTAGGTCTGCAAAAAATGCATTGTGCTTACTAAAATCAATATTTGTATCTTGAAGGTTGAGCTCCATCCCTACAAGATGTCTTGCTACGACCTGTGTCCCACCTACAACAGTGGCATCAGCCGTCCCCAGCCCATCGCTGACAGTGGGAACGAGCCCTGTTTCCGGCAGTGCCCTGACTCCGTGGCCGTGATCCAGCCACCCCCAGTTGCTGTCACCTTCcctggccccatcctcagctccttcccccaggaTTCAGTTGTGGGATCCTCCGGAGCACCCGTCTTTGGGGGTTATGGGGGCTCCCTAGGCTTTGGGGGCTCTTCCCTGGGCTATGGGGGTCTGTATGGCTCTGGGGGCTCTTCCCTGGGCTATGGGGGTCTGTATGGCTTTGGGGGCTCCTCTCTGGGCTATGGGGGCTTGTCTGGCTATGGAGGCTCCTCCCTGGGTTACAGGGGCCTGTCTGGCTATGGTAGATCCTTCGGTTCTGGCTATTGCAGCCCTTACACCTACCGGTACAACAGATACCGCCGTGGAAGCTGCGGGCCCTGCTAAATCATGCAGTAATGTTCCCTGCTTGATAGAGAACCGGGAAATGAGTGATATGACCTCGATCCTCAACTGGGCTCCTGAGTAAGGGGCAGAACATCAAAACTTTCCGCTTAATGCAGTGGAGTCAGAATAGCTCCATAAATGaccttcttcttttctcttttcatttccttttctatcaCGTGTTTCATATCCTCCTGTTTGCCCCTACTAGTGGCCAACTCTGTGACTCCAGTGCTGCCCCCCAGGGCCCTTTCTTGGCCCTGTGCCGGCCACTGCCTGGGAGAAGCCTGAAGGAAGAACGCCTCTCTGGAAGCCCCAGGCACCAGCTGTCTGCCTGGGCCTTGCTCGCGTCTCTGTGCTTGTGTCCTTTCCTGCCTTGACAATAAAGCAAGCCTGCATCCAATGCCTGCCTCTCCGCCTTTCCTTTCCAGGCCCCGCGGGGGCTCCAGGGCTCCCTCCCCCTGCACATGGCTCCTTCGGTCTCCCAGCCCCCCGAAGAGCCGTGGCGCCCTGGCAAAAGGCCCAGGCAGCCCTGGCTCCCACACTGAGGGCTACAGCCCTGGGGAAAGCCCGTGACCCTGGCACCTCTGCCTCAGATGGTCCTACTGCAAAGGAAGCTCTCTGCGCAGTCTTTCTTTGCCACTGAGATGAAATTATCATCTTGCATCTCCCCTACACTAATTATTCTAGCTGTCAGACTTCCAGTGGTTAGTAAAACGTTTAAAGTTGTTAGAGTTTAGTGATGgcattccttttatttttacctcctCTTAAATGAGTTACTAGAAATCTTCTCACTGTGTTCTCATACAAAGTAAAACCCTGGCCTGAAGTTCTGTCAGGTTGTATTCAGAAAAGGAACAATAGAAGGAAGATAAAAAATGGGATACAATTATTAAGATAAGTATCTGATGAGCAATGATCAAGCTCtacttcttcttttttgttaatCACTGCTATGATAACAGTTGCCTCAGGGAAGTTCTGGCCAAGCCTCTGTACATCAGCTGGGTGaaacaagtagaaaatgaaCTAATTCTTTGCAGGGGCTTTAGGTATTA includes the following:
- the LOC121060889 gene encoding scale keratin, which codes for MSCYDLCPTYNSGISRPQPIADSGNEPCFRQCPDSVAVIQPPPVAVTFPGPILSSFPQDSVVGSSGAPVFGGYGGSLGFGGSSLGYGGLYGSGGSSLGYGGLYGFGGSSLGYGGLSGYGGSSLGYRGLSGYGRSFGSGYCSPYTYRYNRYRRGSCGPC